One Malania oleifera isolate guangnan ecotype guangnan chromosome 10, ASM2987363v1, whole genome shotgun sequence genomic region harbors:
- the LOC131166932 gene encoding probable polygalacturonase — protein sequence MELLRNTKRIQAIQTVQLVLLAAVLVGSVIRGCEGRKGKSADGSYSLQYTALNCRAHSAAITEFGGVGDGKTLNTEAFEKAVKELSKYGASGGAQLLVPAGRWLTGSFNLTSHFTLFLHKDAVLLASQDIDGWPLTKALPSYGRGRDTKKQERYRSLIFGSNLTDVVITGNNGTIDGQGAIWWSKFHHLPYTRPYLIELMYSDNIQISNLTLINSPSWNIHPVYSSNILVQGITIWAPVKSPNTDGINPDSCTNIRIEDCYVVSGDDCVALKSGWDEYGIAYGMPTAQVTIRRLTCFSPYSAAIAIGSEMSGGIQDVRAEDIVAVSTESGVRIKTAAGRGAYVKDVYVQRMRMKTMKWVFLMGGNYNSHADGKYDPKALPEIKGVNFRDVVAENVTVAGRLEGIPGDSFTGICMSNVTIGMAAKAKKVPWVCSDVAGVSNGVTPTPCPPMGGRGPEICEFPADKLPIDTVELKRCSYP from the exons ATGGAGTTGTTGAGAAATACCAAAAGAATCCAA GCGATTCAGACAGTTCAACTGGTTCTTTTGGCGGCAGTACTAGTGGGTAGTGTAATAAGAGGATGCGAAGGCAGAAAAGGGAAGAGCGCCGATGGTTCCTACTCCCTGCAGTACACAGCACTGAACTGCAGAGCCCATTCTGCGGCCATCACTGAATTCGGGGGGGTCGGCGACGGGAAGACGCTGAACACGGAGGCGTTTGAAAAAGCGGTGAAGGAGCTGAGCAAGTACGGGGCGAGCGGCGGCGCTCAGCTGTTGGTTCCCGCCGGGAGGTGGCTGACGGGCAGCTTCAACCTCACCAGTCACttcactctgtttctccacaaggacGCCGTTCTTCTTGCTTCTCAG GACATCGACGGATGGCCGCTGACCAAAGCATTGCCATCGTACGGCCGAGGAAGGGACACGAAGAAGCAAGAACGGTACCGGAGTTTAATATTTGGTTCCAACCTGACCGACGTCGTCATTACCG GCAACAATGGCACCATCGACGGCCAGGGTGCAATCTGGTGGTCCAAGTTTCACCACCTCCCCTACACTCGCCCTTACCTGATTGAACTCATGTACTCTGATAACATTCAGATCTCCAATCTGACGCTCATCAACTCTCCATCTTGGAACATTCACCCTGTCTACAGCAG TAATATTCTTGTGCAAGGCATCACCATCTGGGCTCCCGTAAAGTCCCCAAACACCGACGGCATCAATCCAG ATTCATGCACAAACATCAGAATAGAAGACTGCTACGTCGTCTCCGGTGACGACTGCGTTGCCCTGAAGAGCGGTTGGGACGAGTACGGCATCGCATACGGCATGCCCACCGCCCAGGTCACCATCCGCCGCCTCACCTGCTTTTCCCCGTACAGCGCCGCGATCGCCATCGGCAGCGAGATGTCGGGCGGCATCCAGGACGTGAGGGCGGAGGACATCGTGGCCGTCAGCACAGAATCAGGGGTCAGGATCAAGACAGCGGCGGGGAGAGGAGCGTACGTGAAGGACGTGTACGTGCAGAGAATGAGGATGAAAACCATGAAGTGGGTGTTCCTGATGGGCGGGAACTATAACTCGCACGCCGACGGCAAGTACGATCCGAAGGCGTTGCCGGAGATTAAAGGGGTGAATTTTAGGGACGTGGTGGCGGAGAACGTGACGGTGGCGGGGAGATTAGAGGGGATTCCGGGGGATTCGTTCACCGGAATCTGCATGTCGAATGTGACGATAGGGATGGCGGCGAAGGCGAAGAAGGTGCCGTGGGTTTGCAGCGACGTGGCGGGGGTGTCGAACGGGGTGACTCCGACGCCGTGCCCTCCGATGGGCGGGCGGGGGCCGGAAATTTGCGAGTTTCCGGCGGATAAGCTTCCGATTGATACGGTGGAGCTGAAGAGGTGTTCGTATCCATGA